A single genomic interval of Euwallacea similis isolate ESF13 chromosome 2, ESF131.1, whole genome shotgun sequence harbors:
- the LOC136419192 gene encoding uncharacterized protein isoform X1, with product MARAVIQLAVIATCVVLSLTAEDRQARSGDLDRGPPDYFFDQLRIDKNMQIFPIFRLPPVNNSSSSETVTNLRFKIPLVDDAEKESRKVPEMSFEADDEVQPLRRRIEMSTEFFLIPSSSTPATTLSPTVIVKSAGDQNERIAGVFRNEVWVVPVLALSAITMLLIAGFEVFVLCKAWRTTPSRRHLFLGQMLLLGLFSCAGLASVYAASPTQFTCALMRFGTGVAYAIVFASLLVKCVFLISLNGGVYLPAPYQGLLLLFAILIQVAIGVQWLLTSPPLVDTVTVVHTNRNRLLVTAADISSTQAIPLCRTPYMDMLLSLIYVIFLIIFVTVLAVKSRGIRDNYREATYIGLSVGCSIPTWLIWTISGLIVSERHRDACIAFGIVIMSIMVFLIMFMPKGRQLAAMGKEGVYLEDREDRFSSLSRAGSGYSPSFFHFKPVKYAGGHGSKHQSVTTLRAGDLALCPAPPSYTRLFQYPPGYYSTRYLPGGLYLRPDDGNLYTTLEPTLSSNPNVYFQRGNGLHPGMMY from the exons ATGGCTCGAGCCGTCATCCAACTCGCGGTGATCGCGACATGCGTCGTACTTTCGCTGACCGCGGAAGATCGACAAGCACGATCTGGTGATCTCGATCGAGGACCTCCCGATTACTTCTTCGACCAATTGAGAATCGACAAGAACATGCAAATTTTCCCCATTTTCCGGCTTCCTCCAGTGAACAACTCAAGCAGCAGTGAAACAGTAACAAACCTGAGATTCAAAATCCCTTTAGTTGACGATGCTGAAAAAGAAAGCAGGAAGGTTCCAGAAATGTCTTTTGAGGCAGACGATGAGGTCCAACCTCTCAGAAGAAGAATAGAGATGAGTACCGAGTTCTTCTTGATTCCATCTAGCAGCACTCCTGCGACAACCCTATCTCCAACAGTTATTGTCAAAAGTGCAGGTGATCAAAATGAGAGAATTGCTGGGGTGTTTAGAAATGAAGTGTGGGTGGTACCAGTGCTGGCTCTCTCTGCTATTACCATGCTGCTTATAGCGGGGTTTGAAGTTTTCGTGCTGTGCAAGGCCTGGAGAACTACCCCCAGCAGAAGACACCTGTTCCTAGGGCAAATGCTACTACTAGGGCTGTTTTCCTGCGCAGGCCTAGCCTCAGTCTACGCAGCTTCGCCCACTCAGTTCACCTGCGCCTTGATGCGCTTCGGAACTGGGGTGGCTTACGCCATAGTTTTCGCCTCCCTTCTAGTTAAGTGCGTTTTTCTGATAAGCCTCAATGGTGGCGTGTACCTGCCTGCACCCTACCAAGGACTATTACTGCTCTTCGCTATTCTCATCCAAGTGGCCATAGGGGTGCAATGGTTGCTCACCAGCCCACCTCTTGTAGATACCGTGACTGTAGTTCATACAAATAGAAATAGGTTATTAGTGACTGCTGCTGACATATCGAGCACCCAAGCAATCCCTCTCTGTCGCACTCCATACATGGACATGCTGCTCTCGCTGATTTATGTGATCTTCTTGATAATATTCGTGACGGTTTTAGCGGTGAAATCCCGAGGAATCAGAGACAATTACCGGGAAGCGACCTACATTGGACTGTCAGTGGGTTGCAGCATACCCACATGGTTGATATGGACTATTAGTGGATTAATCGTGAGCGAGCGACATAGAGATGCCTGCATCGCATTCGGAATCGTCATTATGTCGATAATGGTGTTTCTGATCATGTTCATGCCCAAAGGGCGACAGCTAGCCGCCATGGGCAAAGAGGGAGTATATCTGGAGGATAGAGAGGATCGGTTTAGCTCGTTGAGTAGGGCAGGATCCGGGTACTCACcttcatttttccatttcaaacCAGTCAAGTACGCAGGGGGCCACGGGAGTAAGCATCAGTCGGTCACTACTTTAAGGGCTGGAG ATTTGGCTTTGTGTCCGGCACCGCCCAGTTACACCCGCCTTTTCCAGTATCCCCCGGGGTATTATTCCACACGGTACCTGCCAG
- the LOC136419192 gene encoding G-protein coupled receptor family C group 5 member C isoform X2, with protein MARAVIQLAVIATCVVLSLTAEDRQARSGDLDRGPPDYFFDQLRIDKNMQIFPIFRLPPVNNSSSSETVTNLRFKIPLVDDAEKESRKVPEMSFEADDEVQPLRRRIEMSTEFFLIPSSSTPATTLSPTVIVKSAGDQNERIAGVFRNEVWVVPVLALSAITMLLIAGFEVFVLCKAWRTTPSRRHLFLGQMLLLGLFSCAGLASVYAASPTQFTCALMRFGTGVAYAIVFASLLVKCVFLISLNGGVYLPAPYQGLLLLFAILIQVAIGVQWLLTSPPLVDTVTVVHTNRNRLLVTAADISSTQAIPLCRTPYMDMLLSLIYVIFLIIFVTVLAVKSRGIRDNYREATYIGLSVGCSIPTWLIWTISGLIVSERHRDACIAFGIVIMSIMVFLIMFMPKGRQLAAMGKEGVYLEDREDRFSSLSRAGSGYSPSFFHFKPVKYAGGHGSKHQSVTTLRAGGGLYLRPDDGNLYTTLEPTLSSNPNVYFQRGNGLHPGMMY; from the coding sequence ATGGCTCGAGCCGTCATCCAACTCGCGGTGATCGCGACATGCGTCGTACTTTCGCTGACCGCGGAAGATCGACAAGCACGATCTGGTGATCTCGATCGAGGACCTCCCGATTACTTCTTCGACCAATTGAGAATCGACAAGAACATGCAAATTTTCCCCATTTTCCGGCTTCCTCCAGTGAACAACTCAAGCAGCAGTGAAACAGTAACAAACCTGAGATTCAAAATCCCTTTAGTTGACGATGCTGAAAAAGAAAGCAGGAAGGTTCCAGAAATGTCTTTTGAGGCAGACGATGAGGTCCAACCTCTCAGAAGAAGAATAGAGATGAGTACCGAGTTCTTCTTGATTCCATCTAGCAGCACTCCTGCGACAACCCTATCTCCAACAGTTATTGTCAAAAGTGCAGGTGATCAAAATGAGAGAATTGCTGGGGTGTTTAGAAATGAAGTGTGGGTGGTACCAGTGCTGGCTCTCTCTGCTATTACCATGCTGCTTATAGCGGGGTTTGAAGTTTTCGTGCTGTGCAAGGCCTGGAGAACTACCCCCAGCAGAAGACACCTGTTCCTAGGGCAAATGCTACTACTAGGGCTGTTTTCCTGCGCAGGCCTAGCCTCAGTCTACGCAGCTTCGCCCACTCAGTTCACCTGCGCCTTGATGCGCTTCGGAACTGGGGTGGCTTACGCCATAGTTTTCGCCTCCCTTCTAGTTAAGTGCGTTTTTCTGATAAGCCTCAATGGTGGCGTGTACCTGCCTGCACCCTACCAAGGACTATTACTGCTCTTCGCTATTCTCATCCAAGTGGCCATAGGGGTGCAATGGTTGCTCACCAGCCCACCTCTTGTAGATACCGTGACTGTAGTTCATACAAATAGAAATAGGTTATTAGTGACTGCTGCTGACATATCGAGCACCCAAGCAATCCCTCTCTGTCGCACTCCATACATGGACATGCTGCTCTCGCTGATTTATGTGATCTTCTTGATAATATTCGTGACGGTTTTAGCGGTGAAATCCCGAGGAATCAGAGACAATTACCGGGAAGCGACCTACATTGGACTGTCAGTGGGTTGCAGCATACCCACATGGTTGATATGGACTATTAGTGGATTAATCGTGAGCGAGCGACATAGAGATGCCTGCATCGCATTCGGAATCGTCATTATGTCGATAATGGTGTTTCTGATCATGTTCATGCCCAAAGGGCGACAGCTAGCCGCCATGGGCAAAGAGGGAGTATATCTGGAGGATAGAGAGGATCGGTTTAGCTCGTTGAGTAGGGCAGGATCCGGGTACTCACcttcatttttccatttcaaacCAGTCAAGTACGCAGGGGGCCACGGGAGTAAGCATCAGTCGGTCACTACTTTAAGGGCTGGAG